The nucleotide window TGGGCGCTATCGCGCTGGGCGGCGCGGTGACACCCGGAGGAGTCGAAGGGAAGCTCACGCTCACCAGATTTCCGGGTGTCGTATTGGCGCTGTCATAGCCGTTGAAGTTTGCATACTTGCAAACGGGATATGCGGAGGTGGAGACGGAAGAGCAGTCAAACGCGGTTCCTGTTGTGAAACCCTGATGGCCAGTAGCGGCTCCCTGGGCGGCAGCGAGCAGATCCATGGCGCCGGCAGTGCACGCCGCATCAGCCGCTGTCTGGGCGGCCTGGCGATGAAACCAGAGGTTCGTGAGGTCGACTGCAAAGCACAAGGCGCCAAGCAGGAAAAGGCCCAGGATGAGTATGAATAGAAGAAGCGCCTGGCCTGCCTCTTTCGATGCTGACGCATTTCGTCGCTTCCAGGGCATTGTCCTCATAGCTGGACTCTCCATTCCGCAAACATCAATACATGATCCTGCCTTCGGCAGCGGCGCTCAGCGTAACGGTCGGCCATCCCAGGCCGAAGAATGGATCATAGGGATAGCTGACTGCGACCCGCACGCGGTTCGGCGGCTTGTTCGCCGGAGGATTTGCGCTGTCCGGATAGGTGACGGTTACAGTCATGTTTGCCGAAGTCACATCATGTAATGAGTACTGCGCGTAAGTTCGAACCACACCGTAGCCACTGCCGTAGCCGGGAATCGTTCCAGATGGCGCGGGTGGCCCATCGATGTCTCCACAAGGACAGGCCGGACCGCTGGGAATTCCGCCGGTATTGCCATGCACAATGGCGTAACGCACGCCTTCCTTGGCAGCGTCAGCAAGAATGCTGTAGGCATAGATCATCATCGTGAGTTCGAGCATGCATACCGTGAGCAGCATTAGAAACACGACCACCAGCATGAACTCTACGGCAGCCTGACCGGCGCTGTTCGATTGCACTCTCCTCATGTTCATCCTGCGAGTCACTAGCTCACATACCTCGCATTTCGGCGTGACGATAAAAAGTGCACGTGGTATTCCCGCCTGATGAGCTGCACGCTGGGCTCAGGAGTACAACCAGATTGAAAGGCATTGCGGGAAGCGGCGGCGAAAAGTCGTAACGAATATCAACCCGGTTCAGAATGAAAGCGGTCGCTGTGTTGCTGGAATTAAGCTCCGGGTCGGAGTGTGGAGCTGGGAATGTCGCCGTCGAGGGAAAACTGCTGCAGGTGGTGGTGGTAGTCGTGGTGCCTGGATTGGTTATCCCTACGGATGGCGAACAGACCTGCACCGAACCGTTGACGGTGGGCGCGGAAACCGAACCGGTGAGATCCTGATATGCAAGATAGCTGACTGAAGTGATTGAAGTCGTCGGCCCGGCGGGAGCAAAACCAGTACTGGCAGGCGTCGCCGAACCCATGATTGAGTACAACGTGCTGCTTCGTGATGCTGACGTCAGGTTCAGAGCCATCAAGAAGAAGTATCCGAAATTGATGGCATTAGCGATGATCAGGAGCAGCAGAGGAATGATCAGGATAGTTTCGAGCAAGCTCTGCCCTGTCTCACATCGCAGACGCGAGCGCTTTCCGCCCATCATGCTCAACCTCACACAACCCTTCGCAGCCCCATTGCCATGGGTTCGAAGTTCTCTGCAGCCTCCTGCTCCTCGATATCGATTGGAATAACCGCATCCCCGGCCATGTTGAACTGGTTCAGCAGGCGATGTAAGTAACAACGGCTGATGCCTAGTTCGCGAGCAGCTTTGAGCTTATTGCCACCGTGCATATTCAGGGCTGACCTTACCAATTCTTTCTTGAACGCTTGCACCGACTCCTGAAACGATCCGGCGGGAATGTCTTCCGAGATAGTCGTGTCTCTCAACTCATCCGGGAGGTCGCCCACTCCGAGACATTCGTTACCGTTCGCCAGCACGACACTGCGTTCCATCACGTTCTGCAGCTCGCGAACGTTCCCGGGCCAAGTGTGGCGGGCCAGAGCGGCCAGAAACCCTGGCGACAAAGTACGCGCCCGCTTGTTGTGCTGCTTCGCGAAAGTCCGCAGAAAATAGGCCGCCAGCAGAGGAAGATCGCCGTCTCGTTCGCGAAGCGGAGGCATGTGTATCTTCACGACCGAAATACGGAAATACAAATCCTCTCTGAACGTGCCCTGCTGAACCATCTTCTGCAGATTGCGGCTGGTGGCACAGATCACGCGAACATCGACTGGGCGGGAAAGGTTCGATCCCAGGCGCTCCACCGTCCGCTCCTGCAGAACGCGCAGCAACTTAGCTTGCAACGGAAGTGCCAGATCGCCAATCTCGTCCAGGAAAATGGTTCCGCCATTGGCTTCTTCAAAACGTCCGCGGCGCATCTGGTGGGCGCCGGTAAATGCTCCCTTTTCATGGCCAAACAGCTCTTCCTCGATGAGCGAATCGGGAAATGCACAGACCGAGAACGCAACAAACGGCTTGTTGGAGCGGCCCCCAAGGTTATGAATGGCCTTAGCCACGACGCCTTTTCCGGTACCACTTTCACCAGTGAGCAGGACAGATGTATACACACCCGCAACTTTCCGAACGACATCGTTGACTTGTCCCATCGCCTTGCTGTTTCCCAGGAGCCCTTCCACATGGGTGCTGGGAAGAAATGTTTGTGCATCAGCAAGGTCTCGAGCTAAGGTCGCGCGGCGATGTGCGGCTTCCAGGGCAAACCTCAGCGCCTGGATATCCAGTGGCTGCTCGAGAAAGTCGACGGCGCCTTCTCTAAATGCCTGAATGGCTCGTTTGCGACGGACGTCCCAGCCGAATGCGATCACGGGAGGCGCAGTAACGCGTTCGGACGCAACCCTCAGTAGAGGAAGGGAATCACCCGTTTCAAGGTCAAGATTGAGCAGAATGACATCGAGGCATTTCGAGTTCAATTCGGCCACCGCGCTCTTCATGCTCGATGCATGCCGCAAACTGTAACCCTCGCCGAGCACGGTTTGGAGCGCGTTGGCGAAGGCCTCGTCCTGATCAATCAACAATATGTGCTTAGGAGCTTGTTCTCGGTTCGCCGAGTCGGGCTGGCTACCAATCATTTAGTTGTCACCTGAGACGATCGAATAAAAGCAACACGGAGAGGACGAACAACCGATCTCCATTTCGGTGCCAAGAGGTCGCTTTTCGATCAGCACCCCGCAATGAGGGAGGAGGTGCCAGGAGGAGGATGGGGAGTACGCGTACTTCGATTCTTACTATGCTAAAGCTCAAACCCTACTGTCGATCAAGCCAGGAAGAATTTGAATAGCTCCAACGTGCGCCGCATTGCACGAAGGGGGGAGAAAAACTCGAGCGGTCGTAAGGGAGGGAAATCAGCTTGACCGCATCTTCGCGAATAACAGCGACATACTCGAAATTCGCGCACGCCACATCACAAGCGGAAAGTAGCACTAAAGTTAGGGCATGTCAATATTTTGTACAAGCTATCTTAAGCCAAAACCCCTGCCAGGAGCGGGGTTTCGCCTGTGCCACGCCGCCGGTCGCCACCGCAAATTGATGACACGTCAGCCACTTGGGGTGAATACATTGCTATACACCCCATTTATCCATATTCGCGAAAGAGGCGGTTTTCCCGTACCTTAGCGAGGAAACTCGGCTCTGCATAAGGCTGCTAACTCCGCCAAACTTACTGCGTCTTGGCATGGCAATTGCACGCTACGCTGCGGAGACTCCTGTGCACTCAAGTGCTCCAATCGAAGAAAGAGAGGTCCTGGAAGCGCCTGCGCAACCTGAAGTTTCTAGTGCGCGGGGAGCTTCCTTACTGGCGGGATTGCGAGCCCGCCTTTTAGTCGTATTTCCCTTTCAGGTTGTACTAACCACAATCCTGTTGGCGCTCCCGTTCCTGCTCGCTCGCAGGGGCATGAATGATCCGGATATCTGGTGGCACATGCGAAACGCGGAATATCTGATCCAGCATCACCAGATGCCAGATCACGATATGTACTCGTTCACGGTGCCTGCTACACCTTGGATCAACCACGAGTGGCTTTCGGAGATTCCGTACTACTTTGCCTGGAAAGCATTCGGACTGGTGGGAGTGAAGTCGCTATCGCTCGCGCTTATGGCTGCAATCTTTCTGGGACTTTTGTATCTGTCCTATCGCGAGAGCCGTAACTTCAAAGCGTCGGTGGCGGCCTGCGCGTTGGCGGTCTTTCTAAGCTCAGTCTCATTCGGTCCGCGGACAATTCTATTTGG belongs to Terriglobales bacterium and includes:
- a CDS encoding TadE/TadG family type IV pilus assembly protein, which encodes MMGGKRSRLRCETGQSLLETILIIPLLLLIIANAINFGYFFLMALNLTSASRSSTLYSIMGSATPASTGFAPAGPTTSITSVSYLAYQDLTGSVSAPTVNGSVQVCSPSVGITNPGTTTTTTTCSSFPSTATFPAPHSDPELNSSNTATAFILNRVDIRYDFSPPLPAMPFNLVVLLSPACSSSGGNTTCTFYRHAEMRGM
- a CDS encoding sigma-54 dependent transcriptional regulator, translating into MIGSQPDSANREQAPKHILLIDQDEAFANALQTVLGEGYSLRHASSMKSAVAELNSKCLDVILLNLDLETGDSLPLLRVASERVTAPPVIAFGWDVRRKRAIQAFREGAVDFLEQPLDIQALRFALEAAHRRATLARDLADAQTFLPSTHVEGLLGNSKAMGQVNDVVRKVAGVYTSVLLTGESGTGKGVVAKAIHNLGGRSNKPFVAFSVCAFPDSLIEEELFGHEKGAFTGAHQMRRGRFEEANGGTIFLDEIGDLALPLQAKLLRVLQERTVERLGSNLSRPVDVRVICATSRNLQKMVQQGTFREDLYFRISVVKIHMPPLRERDGDLPLLAAYFLRTFAKQHNKRARTLSPGFLAALARHTWPGNVRELQNVMERSVVLANGNECLGVGDLPDELRDTTISEDIPAGSFQESVQAFKKELVRSALNMHGGNKLKAARELGISRCYLHRLLNQFNMAGDAVIPIDIEEQEAAENFEPMAMGLRRVV
- a CDS encoding TadE/TadG family type IV pilus assembly protein, coding for MRRVQSNSAGQAAVEFMLVVVFLMLLTVCMLELTMMIYAYSILADAAKEGVRYAIVHGNTGGIPSGPACPCGDIDGPPAPSGTIPGYGSGYGVVRTYAQYSLHDVTSANMTVTVTYPDSANPPANKPPNRVRVAVSYPYDPFFGLGWPTVTLSAAAEGRIMY